In Tripterygium wilfordii isolate XIE 37 chromosome 23, ASM1340144v1, whole genome shotgun sequence, one genomic interval encodes:
- the LOC119993020 gene encoding uncharacterized protein LOC119993020 → MAFKSYFESGLQCKPSDMEDIQLNMNWEDVICPICLDFPHDGVLLQCSSYEKGCRPFVCDTDHLHSNCLDRFKSAYGLSSPSASDAVRTTHTQPTVLEGNCKPACPLCRGEVVGWIVVDKARLHLDEQKRCCEEEQCAFMGTYLELKKHAEVVHPNARPSRIDPARQLDWENFQQSSEIIDVLSTIHSEVPRGVVLGDYVIEYGGDDSGDEFEDFPGDEGNWWTSCILHQVFDKFRSSRNRRRSRVANSRRGSRRSSYDASNSNEGSVASVEFAEYRVEGTHEEFISTRGSSGDNSIHHSSGRGRSRLYGS, encoded by the exons ATGGCATTCAAGTCTTATTTTGAGAGTGGTCTCCAATGCAAACCTTCCGATATGGAAGATATTCAGTTGAATATGAACTGGGAAGATGTCATCTGCCCCATATGCTTGGATTTTCCCCACGATGGTGTTCTCCTCCAATGCTCTTCTTATGAGAAAGGATGCCGTCCTTTTGTCTGTGATACAGACCATTTGCACTCTAATTGCTTGGATCGTTTTAAAAGTGCATATGGTCTGTCATCTCCTTCAGCTTCTGATGCAGTTCGCACAACACACACACAGCCTACAGTGTTGGAAGGCAACTGCAAACCAGCTTGCCCATTGTGTAGAGGGGAAGTTGTTGGGTGGATAGTCGTTGATAAAGCTCGCCTTCATCTGGATGAGCAAAAGCGTTGTTGTGAAGAGGAACAATGTGCATTTATGGGAACTTACCTGGAACTTAAGAAACATGCTGAAGTGGTGCACCCTAATGCTCGTCCTTCAAGAATAGACCCAGCTAGGCAGCTTGACTGGGAAAATTTCCAGCAGTCTTCAGAAATCATAGATGTTTTGAGCACTATTCATTCAGAAGTCCCACGTGGAGTGGTTTTGGGGGACTACGTGATTGAATATGGAGGCGATGACTCGGGAGATGAGTTTGAGGATTTCCCTGGTGATGAAGGTAACTGGTGGACCTCCTGTATCTTGCATCAGGTATTTGATAAATTTAGGAGTTCTCGAAACAGAAGAAGGTCAAGAGTTGCCAATTCAAGAAGGGGAAGTCGGCGCTCCAGTTATGATGCTTCGAATTCCAATGAAGGTTCGGTTGCCTCTGTAGAATTTGCTGAGTATAGAGTGGAAGGGACTCATGAAGAGTTCATTAGTACAAGAGGTTCTTCAGGTGATAACTCCATTCATCACAG TTCTGGGAGAGGTCGATCCCGCCTCTATGGAAGTTAG